The following are encoded together in the Bradyrhizobium sp. CCGUVB1N3 genome:
- the ggt gene encoding gamma-glutamyltransferase, translating into MRDFEFPGRSEAFGVNGMAATPHPLATLAAIDVLREGGNAIDAAVAAGAVLAVVEPTQTGVGGDCFVLLKREGQPIIALNGSGAAPSAASVERLAEAGVTTLDPESAHAVTVPGAVRTWVRLAEDHGTLELARLLSPAIAAAENGYPVAERLARDWGRHVPKLSRLAATTSVFLPRGETPAPGDLHTQPMLARTLRDIAAKGADVFYEGWIAESIVKALRSLGGFHTVEDFAAFQPRYEKPISASYRGFELWECPPNGTGVAVLAMASLLDRYSVADFAPVSVERYHLLAEIARIGYAERDSFVGDPDTGHVPVERMTSSARADILSRRISFSGRLSDVAPITMPEHKDTVFLSVVDKDRTAVSFINSVFDDFGSGIVAPECGVLLHNRGFGFVLEPGHPNVLAGGKRPMHTILPAMLTRGGECVLSFGVTGGHFQPIGQIQVLSNLLDHKMSVQQAIDQPRIFARGDVLDVEATVPAKIVEGLRALGHLPTRTQSPLGTAQAIWIDRKRGLLRGGADSRRDGIALGY; encoded by the coding sequence ATGAGAGATTTCGAATTCCCAGGACGTTCCGAAGCATTCGGCGTCAATGGAATGGCCGCGACCCCGCACCCGCTGGCCACGCTGGCGGCAATCGACGTGCTCCGCGAAGGCGGCAACGCCATTGATGCGGCGGTGGCGGCTGGAGCTGTGCTTGCTGTCGTTGAGCCAACCCAGACCGGTGTGGGTGGAGACTGTTTCGTTCTACTGAAGCGGGAAGGGCAACCGATCATCGCGCTCAACGGATCTGGAGCAGCGCCGTCGGCCGCGAGTGTCGAACGGCTCGCAGAAGCCGGCGTAACGACGCTCGACCCCGAGAGTGCGCACGCGGTTACGGTTCCAGGTGCCGTACGAACGTGGGTCCGGCTGGCCGAGGATCACGGGACGCTTGAGCTCGCGCGTCTCCTTTCACCTGCCATCGCCGCTGCGGAAAATGGCTATCCTGTCGCTGAGCGGCTGGCGAGGGACTGGGGGAGGCATGTGCCGAAGCTCTCTCGTCTGGCTGCTACGACTTCGGTCTTTCTGCCTCGCGGCGAAACGCCGGCCCCCGGCGATTTGCACACGCAGCCTATGCTGGCCCGCACCCTTCGGGATATCGCCGCAAAGGGGGCCGACGTGTTTTACGAGGGATGGATTGCGGAGAGCATCGTAAAGGCTCTACGCTCGCTCGGTGGTTTTCATACCGTCGAGGATTTTGCTGCCTTCCAGCCGCGCTACGAGAAGCCAATATCCGCGTCCTACCGTGGTTTTGAACTGTGGGAATGTCCGCCAAATGGCACAGGCGTTGCCGTTCTCGCCATGGCAAGTTTGCTCGACCGTTATAGCGTCGCGGACTTCGCTCCCGTATCGGTGGAGCGCTACCATCTCTTGGCCGAGATCGCGCGCATTGGCTATGCAGAGCGCGACTCCTTCGTCGGCGATCCCGACACCGGGCATGTGCCGGTCGAGCGCATGACCTCGTCTGCCCGTGCCGACATCCTCTCTCGCCGGATATCATTTAGCGGGCGGCTGAGCGACGTCGCGCCGATCACAATGCCGGAACACAAAGATACGGTGTTCCTGTCCGTCGTGGACAAGGATCGCACCGCAGTTTCATTTATCAACTCCGTCTTCGACGATTTCGGCAGCGGCATCGTGGCCCCCGAATGCGGGGTCCTGCTGCACAACCGCGGCTTTGGCTTTGTGCTCGAACCCGGCCATCCCAACGTGCTCGCGGGGGGCAAGCGACCAATGCACACCATCCTGCCTGCGATGCTGACGCGAGGCGGCGAGTGCGTCTTGTCGTTCGGCGTGACAGGAGGGCATTTCCAGCCCATCGGACAGATCCAGGTTCTGTCGAACCTACTCGATCACAAAATGTCGGTGCAGCAAGCGATCGACCAACCGCGTATCTTCGCGCGCGGCGACGTGCTGGACGTCGAAGCGACCGTTCCGGCTAAGATCGTCGAGGGGCTTCGTGCGTTGGGACACCTTCCTACGCGAACTCAGAGTCCGCTCGGAACAGCCCAGGCGATTTGGATCGACCGTAAACGTGGACTTCTCAGAGGCGGGGCTGATTCCCGCCGAGATGGCATCGCCCTTGGTTACTGA
- a CDS encoding IS5 family transposase yields the protein MWTDITRAQFAREELRLPSDLTDAEWVVLERLLPVRAKRGRRPKWSYRDIVEAVLYLLRGGLPWRMLPPTLFPPMTTVQYYFYQWRDSGLWQSINHALLMLAREAIGREASPTAGVIDSQSVKTTEGGGPRGYDAGKKIKGRKRHIVTDTQGLLVGAIVHAADVQDRDGAPDVLCSIRYRFPWLRHIFADGGYAGGKLKAVLGKIGRWTVEIIKRSDAAQGFEVLPRRWVVERTFAWLGRNRRLAKDFERTIESATAWLFLASVQLMTRRIAAIKTAMQF from the coding sequence ATGTGGACTGATATCACTCGGGCACAGTTTGCCCGAGAGGAGCTGCGTTTGCCAAGCGACTTGACGGATGCGGAATGGGTCGTGCTGGAGAGGTTGCTTCCTGTGCGGGCCAAGCGCGGGCGGCGCCCGAAATGGAGCTATCGGGACATCGTCGAGGCAGTGCTCTATCTGCTGCGCGGCGGGTTGCCGTGGCGCATGCTGCCGCCCACTCTGTTTCCACCAATGACCACGGTGCAGTACTATTTCTACCAATGGCGGGACAGCGGATTGTGGCAATCGATCAACCACGCACTCCTGATGCTGGCGCGCGAGGCGATCGGCCGGGAGGCCTCGCCGACGGCTGGTGTGATCGACAGCCAATCGGTCAAGACCACCGAAGGTGGCGGCCCTCGCGGCTACGACGCGGGGAAGAAGATCAAGGGTCGAAAGCGCCACATCGTCACCGACACCCAAGGGCTCCTGGTCGGCGCGATCGTTCACGCTGCCGACGTCCAGGATCGCGATGGCGCGCCAGATGTCCTGTGCAGCATTCGCTACCGCTTCCCCTGGCTGCGCCATATCTTCGCCGATGGCGGCTATGCCGGCGGAAAGCTCAAGGCGGTGCTGGGAAAGATCGGCCGGTGGACTGTCGAGATCATCAAGCGCTCCGATGCCGCACAGGGCTTCGAGGTGCTTCCGCGCCGCTGGGTGGTCGAACGAACCTTCGCCTGGCTCGGCCGCAACCGCAGATTGGCCAAGGACTTCGAGCGAACCATCGAAAGCGCAACTGCCTGGCTCTTCCTCGCCTCCGTCCAACTCATGACAAGGCGCATCGCAGCCATAAAAACAGCAATGCAATTTTGA
- a CDS encoding SDR family oxidoreductase: MTAIFLPNSPTFVSDYFPEGHLTGNRVAPRSLLGPRHPLMYAGIGNWVIAILSVQGERSARNEENKSSSIKRAVHIGRAKGRNRRRNMGKLGGKVAVITGGSDGMGLATAKLFAREGAKVIITGRDQARLDAAAQGIGNGADAIGCDISKMADIEALRAFVERKHGRVDIIFANAGAARPNMFEYMSEEEFDFTIACTFKGTYFTVQKLLPLMTSGGSIVLNTTTLTTKGMPYVSVYSAGKAAVRSLARSLTAELIGKGIRVNAMAPGYIDTDQARKSGVSEEMIQQTKTQVHAQIPMHRSGTADEIAKAVLFLASDDSSYLTGSELCVDGGWNQV; encoded by the coding sequence ATGACAGCGATCTTCCTACCCAATTCACCCACGTTCGTTTCTGATTACTTTCCTGAAGGGCACCTCACAGGCAACCGCGTAGCTCCGCGTTCACTCCTCGGTCCACGCCATCCACTTATGTATGCCGGCATAGGAAATTGGGTAATTGCTATTCTGTCCGTCCAAGGCGAAAGGAGCGCCAGAAATGAGGAAAACAAATCAAGCTCCATAAAACGCGCGGTTCACATCGGGCGCGCCAAAGGACGAAATAGGAGACGAAATATGGGTAAACTAGGTGGCAAGGTTGCTGTTATCACCGGCGGCAGCGATGGAATGGGCTTGGCGACAGCCAAGCTGTTCGCACGCGAGGGCGCGAAGGTCATCATCACCGGGCGCGATCAGGCAAGGCTCGATGCCGCGGCGCAGGGCATCGGAAATGGCGCCGACGCGATCGGCTGCGATATTTCGAAGATGGCGGACATCGAAGCGCTGCGTGCGTTTGTCGAGAGGAAGCACGGCCGTGTCGACATCATCTTCGCGAACGCCGGTGCGGCGCGACCGAACATGTTTGAATATATGTCGGAGGAAGAATTCGATTTCACGATCGCCTGTACCTTCAAGGGAACCTACTTCACGGTGCAGAAGCTCCTGCCGCTCATGACGTCCGGCGGCTCGATCGTTCTCAACACCACGACCCTGACCACGAAGGGCATGCCCTATGTCAGCGTCTATTCGGCGGGCAAAGCTGCCGTTCGCTCGCTTGCACGCTCGCTCACGGCGGAACTCATCGGTAAGGGCATACGAGTGAACGCCATGGCGCCCGGCTACATCGACACTGACCAAGCGCGCAAATCGGGTGTGAGTGAGGAGATGATCCAGCAGACCAAGACCCAAGTGCATGCCCAAATTCCGATGCACCGCAGCGGCACCGCCGATGAGATCGCAAAAGCCGTCCTATTCCTAGCTTCCGATGACTCATCCTATCTGACAGGCAGCGAACTCTGTGTCGACGGCGGCTGGAACCAAGTCTGA
- a CDS encoding peroxidase-related enzyme (This protein belongs to a clade of uncharacterized proteins related to peroxidases such as the alkylhydroperoxidase AhpD.) has translation MTQALAVSRFPVPDLADMPDDIRSRILAVQEKSGFIPNVFLVLAHRPDEFRAFFAYHDALMDKPGNLTKAEREMIVVATSNLNQCQYCVVAHGAILRIRAKDPLIADQVAVNYRKADIADRQKAMLDFAVRVSTEAQKVSESDFATLKSHGFTEEDIWDIAAISAFFGLSNRLANVTSMRPNAEFYAMGRG, from the coding sequence ATGACCCAAGCCCTTGCAGTCAGTCGCTTTCCCGTTCCCGATCTCGCCGACATGCCCGACGACATCCGCAGCCGCATCCTGGCCGTTCAGGAGAAGTCGGGCTTCATTCCGAACGTCTTCCTCGTGCTCGCGCACCGACCGGACGAGTTCCGCGCGTTTTTCGCCTATCACGACGCGCTGATGGACAAACCCGGGAATCTCACGAAAGCCGAGCGCGAGATGATCGTGGTCGCAACCAGCAACCTCAACCAGTGCCAGTATTGCGTGGTGGCGCATGGGGCAATTCTGCGGATCCGTGCCAAGGATCCCCTGATTGCCGACCAGGTCGCCGTCAACTACCGCAAGGCGGACATCGCTGATCGCCAGAAAGCGATGCTGGATTTCGCCGTCCGGGTCTCCACCGAGGCTCAAAAGGTCTCCGAGAGCGACTTCGCCACGCTGAAGTCGCACGGCTTCACCGAGGAGGACATCTGGGACATCGCTGCGATCTCGGCCTTCTTCGGCCTGTCGAACCGGCTTGCCAACGTGACGAGCATGCGTCCGAACGCAGAGTTCTACGCCATGGGCCGCGGCTGA
- a CDS encoding TetR/AcrR family transcriptional regulator — MKVILPSTGPRRRGRPPKDQSRPDAPRARLLRTGVAILTEKGFSAVGVEEILEAADVPKGSFYHYFDSKDAFGLELIDAYADFFARKLDRWFDNMERAPLDRLRDFIADAGSGMARYGYRRGCLIGNLGQEMGVLPEPFRKRLAAVFRDWEARTSRCLRSAQEAGEIPSGIDCEGLAQFFWTGWEGAVLRAKLERRPDALDLFAEGFFSIIRATCKES, encoded by the coding sequence GTGAAAGTGATTTTGCCATCAACAGGGCCCCGTCGTCGTGGTCGCCCGCCCAAGGACCAGTCACGGCCGGACGCGCCGCGCGCACGGCTACTACGCACGGGCGTCGCGATCCTGACCGAGAAGGGCTTCAGCGCCGTTGGAGTTGAGGAGATCCTGGAAGCTGCCGATGTGCCAAAAGGGTCATTTTACCACTACTTTGACAGCAAGGACGCCTTCGGTCTCGAGCTGATCGACGCCTATGCTGACTTTTTCGCGCGCAAGCTGGATCGATGGTTCGACAACATGGAGCGTGCTCCCCTCGACCGTCTCCGTGATTTCATTGCGGACGCAGGGTCGGGGATGGCGCGGTACGGTTACCGGCGTGGCTGTCTCATCGGTAATCTCGGACAAGAGATGGGTGTCCTGCCGGAGCCGTTTCGAAAGCGCCTGGCCGCCGTCTTCCGGGACTGGGAAGCGCGGACGTCCCGTTGTCTGCGCTCGGCGCAAGAGGCGGGCGAGATACCCAGTGGCATCGATTGCGAAGGCCTAGCGCAGTTTTTTTGGACAGGCTGGGAGGGCGCGGTCCTGCGCGCCAAGCTCGAACGGCGCCCCGACGCGCTCGACTTATTCGCCGAAGGCTTTTTTTCGATTATCCGGGCAACGTGTAAGGAGAGTTGA
- the acdA gene encoding 3-sulfinopropanoyl-CoA desulfinase, which translates to MELSSEQLALKERAAAFSNGLLRKRGAEVDQSREYPWDVVEALKTERFMGMTIPKEYGGGGRSFLDTVLVIEEMARACTVSARIVVEANMGAISTVMAYGTDAQRKRAADLVLAGDKPAICITEPDAGSDASGMKTRADKRGNRYVINGKKHWITGAGVSRLHLIFARVFDEGGEELGVGGFLAVRGDAGGLRMSRRETTMGLCGMPEGELVFEDLEITPDMVLLPPSGFKRGFADLINAYNSQRVGAGTVAMGIAAGALEHAVQWAKTREQFGRPIGEFQGLQWMLADMQTQLTASRLMLHAAAASRGPDGSAFPDPMLAAQAKIFASEAAIKIVNDALQMFGARGYSRDFPLERMARDVRMFTIGGGTAQVLRTLVASKVLGWKLPQTRDGYTISENQ; encoded by the coding sequence ATGGAGCTTTCATCGGAGCAACTGGCGCTGAAGGAAAGAGCCGCGGCGTTCTCGAACGGGCTGCTGCGCAAGCGCGGCGCCGAGGTCGATCAATCGCGTGAATATCCCTGGGACGTCGTCGAAGCGCTGAAGACCGAGCGCTTCATGGGAATGACCATTCCGAAGGAGTATGGCGGAGGGGGCCGCAGCTTCCTCGACACAGTTCTGGTCATCGAGGAGATGGCGCGCGCGTGTACCGTCTCGGCGCGCATCGTCGTTGAAGCCAACATGGGTGCAATCTCGACTGTCATGGCGTATGGCACTGACGCCCAGCGCAAGCGGGCTGCCGATCTCGTCTTGGCCGGCGACAAGCCGGCGATCTGCATTACCGAGCCCGACGCGGGCAGCGACGCCAGCGGAATGAAGACCCGGGCCGACAAGCGCGGCAACCGTTACGTGATCAACGGCAAGAAGCACTGGATCACGGGCGCCGGCGTATCGCGCCTGCACCTGATCTTCGCGCGGGTTTTCGATGAGGGCGGCGAGGAGCTGGGCGTCGGCGGCTTCCTAGCTGTGCGCGGGGACGCCGGCGGTCTGCGCATGAGCAGGCGCGAAACGACGATGGGACTCTGCGGCATGCCCGAGGGCGAGCTGGTGTTCGAAGATCTGGAGATCACGCCAGATATGGTGCTGCTGCCCCCGTCGGGCTTCAAACGCGGTTTTGCCGATCTCATCAACGCCTATAACAGCCAGCGCGTTGGCGCGGGCACCGTCGCCATGGGGATCGCCGCCGGCGCCCTGGAGCACGCCGTCCAATGGGCGAAAACGCGCGAGCAGTTCGGGAGGCCGATCGGCGAATTCCAGGGTTTGCAATGGATGCTTGCCGACATGCAGACGCAGCTCACGGCGTCCCGGTTGATGCTGCATGCCGCGGCAGCATCGCGCGGTCCGGATGGCAGCGCGTTTCCCGACCCGATGCTCGCAGCCCAAGCAAAAATCTTCGCGTCGGAGGCCGCGATCAAGATCGTCAACGACGCGCTGCAAATGTTCGGGGCCCGCGGCTATTCGCGCGACTTCCCGCTTGAACGCATGGCGCGTGATGTACGCATGTTCACGATAGGCGGGGGCACAGCCCAGGTGCTGCGCACGCTCGTCGCAAGCAAGGTTCTGGGCTGGAAGCTGCCGCAGACCCGCGATGGCTACACGATATCCGAGAACCAATAA
- a CDS encoding MDR family oxidoreductase → MGSNFKAVLIEHDGNRQSVRLAELARDQLPEGDVTVRVACSTLNYKDALAITGKNPVVRNFPMIPGIDFAGTIEESSNANFKPGDRVVLNGWGVGERHWGGLAEVARVKSDWLIPLEPAFSLAQAMSIGTAGYTAALCVIALERHGVTPGSGEVLVTGAAGGVGSVATALLANLGYEVAAVTGRPEESDYLTKLGAKRILPRSRFSEPGKPLAKEEWAGAVDVAGGQVLANVCASMKYRGVVAACGLAAGMGLPATVAPFILRGVTLAGIDSVMCPREERREAWRRLARDLDPSLLDAMTERVPLGACISVADRLISGTVRGRVIVPISNEQ, encoded by the coding sequence GTGGGGTCGAATTTCAAAGCCGTGCTGATCGAGCATGATGGCAACCGGCAGTCGGTAAGACTGGCTGAGCTTGCTCGCGACCAGTTGCCCGAGGGAGATGTGACGGTACGCGTTGCCTGCTCGACGTTGAATTATAAGGATGCGTTGGCCATCACGGGAAAGAATCCGGTTGTTCGTAACTTTCCCATGATCCCTGGCATCGATTTCGCGGGGACCATCGAAGAATCTTCAAACGCGAATTTCAAGCCAGGCGACCGGGTCGTGCTGAACGGATGGGGCGTGGGCGAGCGGCACTGGGGCGGGTTGGCCGAAGTCGCCCGGGTGAAGAGCGATTGGCTGATCCCTTTGGAGCCGGCCTTTTCCTTGGCTCAAGCGATGAGCATTGGGACGGCCGGTTACACTGCCGCGCTCTGTGTGATTGCGCTTGAGCGCCACGGCGTTACGCCGGGAAGTGGCGAGGTGCTCGTGACCGGCGCGGCAGGCGGCGTGGGCAGTGTCGCAACGGCGCTACTCGCCAATCTCGGTTATGAGGTGGCCGCAGTTACAGGGCGTCCTGAAGAATCGGACTATCTCACGAAGCTTGGTGCCAAGCGTATCTTGCCGCGATCGCGGTTCAGCGAACCGGGGAAGCCGCTCGCGAAGGAAGAGTGGGCCGGCGCGGTCGATGTGGCCGGCGGACAGGTGCTCGCCAACGTCTGCGCATCGATGAAGTATCGTGGTGTGGTCGCGGCCTGCGGTCTCGCCGCAGGCATGGGCTTGCCGGCGACCGTGGCCCCCTTCATCCTGCGAGGCGTCACACTCGCTGGCATCGACAGCGTCATGTGTCCTCGCGAGGAACGCCGCGAGGCGTGGCGGCGACTTGCCCGCGACCTCGATCCTTCTCTCCTTGATGCGATGACCGAGCGCGTGCCGCTCGGAGCCTGCATCAGCGTTGCAGATCGTCTAATTTCGGGCACGGTGCGCGGCCGCGTAATCGTGCCAATTTCCAACGAGCAATAA